A stretch of Candidatus Omnitrophota bacterium DNA encodes these proteins:
- a CDS encoding helix-turn-helix domain-containing protein, with product MDITENKIIQLEDSLYKEKQGFLYKYVLETIEKPLIEHALERTYGNQLKAAKILGINRNTMRAKIKKLGIEPNKWKI from the coding sequence ATGGATATTACGGAGAATAAGATTATTCAGTTAGAAGATTCACTTTATAAAGAAAAACAGGGCTTTTTATATAAATATGTTTTGGAAACAATTGAGAAGCCGTTGATTGAACACGCGTTAGAGCGTACATATGGCAACCAGCTTAAGGCAGCCAAGATTTTAGGGATTAATCGTAATACCATGCGCGCCAAGATTAAAAAATTAGGTATTGAGCCTAACAAATGGAAGATATAG